The Streptomyces sp. NBC_00162 sequence CGGGGTCCTTGCCGGGCACATGGGCGGACATGCCGCCGACGGCGTGGGCGCCGCGCTTGTGGCAGGTACGGACGAGCAGCTGGGTGTACGCCCGCATGAAGGGGGCGGTCATGGTGACCTTGGCCCGGTCGGGCAGCTGGAAGTCGGTGCGGTGGCCGAAGGTCTTGATGAGGCTGAAGAGGTAGTCCCAGCGGCCCGCGTTCAGTCCGGCGCTGTGCTCGCGCAGCTCGTGGAGGATCTCCTCCATCTCGAACGCCGCGGTGATCGTCTCGATCAGGACGGTGGCGCGGACGGTGCCGCGCGGGATGCCGAGGATCTCCTGGGCCATCAGGAAGACGTCGTTCCAGAGGCGGGCCTCGTACCGGTTCTCCAGCTTGGGAAGGTAGAAGTACGGGCCGTGGCCGGCGTCGATCTGCCGCTGGGCGCAGTGGAAGAAGTAGAGGCCGAAGTCGACCAGCGAGGCCGGGACGGGACGGCCGTCGATCTCCAGGTGCTGCTCGGTCAGGTGCCAGCCCCGCGGGCGGACCATGATCGTCGCCAACTGCTCGCCGAGGCGGTACTCCTTGCCCTCGGGCGTGGTGAAGTCGATCCGGCGCTCGATGGCGTCGAGCAGGTTCAGCTGCCCGCCGATGACGTTGTTCCAGGTGGGTGCTGTGGCGTCCTCGAAGTCGGCCATCCACACCCGGGCCCCCGAATTCAGGGCGTTGACGGTCATGCGCCGGTCCGGAGGTCCGGTGATCTCCACCCGGCGGTCGACGAGACCCGGGGCGGGCGGTGCGACGCGCCAGTCGGGGTCGTCGCGGACCGCGGTGGTGGCGCGGGAGAAGTCGAGCGGGTTGCCGGAGACCAGCTGGGCGGTGCGCCGGCGCCGTTCCTTGAGCACCTCCTCGCGGCGGCCGGCGAAGGCCGTGTGGAGCGTGCCGATGAAGTCCAGGGCGGCGGGGGTGAGGATCTCGTCGAAGCGGTGGCCGGGCGCGCCGAGGACGTGGACGCGACCGGCGAGTTCGGTGGTGGGCATACGGGTCTCCTCGGCGGGAGCGGCGGAAGGGGGAGGGCCGACGGGCGGGCGGGGACGGCGGAGCGGTGCTCGCCCCCGCCCGCGGGGCGGGCTCAGTGGAACTGCTCCTCCTCGGTGGAGCCGGCGAGCGCGGTGGTCGAGGAGGCGGGGTTGACGGCGGTGGAGACGAGGTCGAAGTAGCCGGTGCCGACTTCACGCTGGTGCTTCACGGCGGTGAACCCGTGCTCCTGGGCGGCGAATTCGCGCTCCTGAAGGTCCACGTACGCGGTCATGCCGTGCTCCGCGTAGCCGCGGGCCAGGTCGAACATGCCGTGGTTGAGGGAGTGGAAGCCGGCCAGGGTGATGAACTGGAAGCGGTAGCCCATCGCGCCCAGCTCCCGCTGGAACTTGGCGATCTGGTCGTCGTCCAGCGCCGCCTTCCAGTTGAAGGAGGGCGAGCAGTTGTAGGCAAGCATCTGGTCGGGGTACCGCGCGTGGACGGCTTCGGCGAACTCGCGGGCCTGGGCCAGGTCCGGGGTGCCGGTCTCGACCCAGATGAGGTCGGCGTACGGGGCGTAGGCGAGGCCGCGGGCGATCACCGGCGCCATGCCGTTCTCGACGCGGTAGAAGCCCTCGGCGGTGCGCTCGCCGGTGGCGAACCGCGCGTCGCGCTCGTCGACGTCGCTGGTCAGCAGGTTCGCGGCGAGGGCGTCGGTACGGGCGATGATCAGGGTCGGGACGTCGGCGATATCGGCCGCGAGCCGGGCCGCGTTGAGGGTGCGGACGTGCTGGGAGGTGGGCACGAGCACCTTGCCGCCCAGGTGGCCGCACTTCTTCTCGGAGGCGAGCTGGTCCTCGTAGTGGATGCCGGCCGCGCCCGCCGCGATCATCGCCTTGGTCAGCTCGAAGGCGTTGAGCGGGCCGCCGAAACCGGCCTCGGCGTCGGCGACGATCGGCGCCAGCCAGTCGGTCCCCGCGTCCGTCGAACCCGTACCGCCGCCCTCCGCGGTGGCGATCTGGTCGGCGCGCAGCAGCGCGTTGTTGATCCTGCGCACCACCTGCGGCACCGAGTTGACCGGGTACAGGCTCTGGTCGGGGTAGGTGTGCCCGGCCTGGTTGGCGTCGGCGGCGACCTGCCAGCCGGACAGGTAGATCGCCTGGAGTCCGGCCCGGACCTGCTGGACGGCCTGGCCGCCGGTGAGCGCGCCGAGCGCGTGGACGTAGTCCAGCTCGTGCAGCTGCCGCCACAGGCGCTCGGCTCCGCGCCGGGCCAGGGTGTGTTCCTCCCGGACGCTGCCGGAGAGCCGGACCACGTCCTCGGCGCCGTACGTCCGCTCGATGCCCGCCCAGCGGGGGTCGGTCGCCCACCGCTGCTCGAGCTGCTGGGCCGCTGCCGCCGTGTTCGCCTCTGCCATGACCGTCACCGTCTCCCTGAGTCGCTTGTCCGCACTGGCACCACGTGCCGGGGCTGGGGGTAGCGGCCGCCATGCCGGTCTCGACTGTCCCGGTTTCACTGGCCGCAGGACCGACTCTGACAGTGGCACCGAGTGCCAACAAGGAGGGACGGATGCCAAGTTCTGCGAATCTTCGGAAGCGTTTTTGCCAAGTTTGCGAAGGCCGTCGGCGCGCGGATCCCGCGTAGGGTTACGGCTGTTCCGATCACCTGAGGGGGAGCCCGGTGAGCAAGACGTACGCGGGGGCGCGGCTGCGGCGCCTGCGCGAGGAGCGGCGGATGAGCCAGGCCGACCTGGCGCGCGTCCTCGCGATCTCGCCGAGCTACCTCAATCAGATGGAGCACGACTCGCGGCCGCTCACGGTGCCGGTACTGCTGCGGCTGACCGAGGCGTTCGGCGTCGATCCCGGCTTCTTCTCGGAACGTGACACCAGCCGGCTGGTGGCCGACCTCCGCGAGGCCCTCGCCACCGAGGTCGCCGGGGCCCGGGTGTCACCGTCCGACCTGGCGGAACTCGCCACCCGGATGCCCGCCGTGGCCCACGTCCTGCTGGACCTCGGCCGGCGCGGCCAGCTGCTGGCCGAGCGGCTCGCCGGGGCCGCGGACGGCCGGGACGGCACGGTGGGGAGCCCGCGCTCACCGCACGAGGAGATCCGCGAGTTCTTCTACCGGCGACAGAACTACCTTCACGAGACCG is a genomic window containing:
- the aceB gene encoding malate synthase A, with product MPTTELAGRVHVLGAPGHRFDEILTPAALDFIGTLHTAFAGRREEVLKERRRRTAQLVSGNPLDFSRATTAVRDDPDWRVAPPAPGLVDRRVEITGPPDRRMTVNALNSGARVWMADFEDATAPTWNNVIGGQLNLLDAIERRIDFTTPEGKEYRLGEQLATIMVRPRGWHLTEQHLEIDGRPVPASLVDFGLYFFHCAQRQIDAGHGPYFYLPKLENRYEARLWNDVFLMAQEILGIPRGTVRATVLIETITAAFEMEEILHELREHSAGLNAGRWDYLFSLIKTFGHRTDFQLPDRAKVTMTAPFMRAYTQLLVRTCHKRGAHAVGGMSAHVPGKDPEADTAAHAKVRLDKEREAEDGFDGSWVAHPGLVPVCREVFDGVLGERPHQLERLREDVHVTAAELLSVRRTSGPPTPEGIRANVSVALRYFDAWLRGSGAVALDGLMEDAATAEIARVQLWQWLRHGTADRESVREILAAQSAALAKEQPDALVAEARAVLERTALERDLPAFFTPDAYARHLVTRREERS
- the aceA gene encoding isocitrate lyase; this encodes MAEANTAAAAQQLEQRWATDPRWAGIERTYGAEDVVRLSGSVREEHTLARRGAERLWRQLHELDYVHALGALTGGQAVQQVRAGLQAIYLSGWQVAADANQAGHTYPDQSLYPVNSVPQVVRRINNALLRADQIATAEGGGTGSTDAGTDWLAPIVADAEAGFGGPLNAFELTKAMIAAGAAGIHYEDQLASEKKCGHLGGKVLVPTSQHVRTLNAARLAADIADVPTLIIARTDALAANLLTSDVDERDARFATGERTAEGFYRVENGMAPVIARGLAYAPYADLIWVETGTPDLAQAREFAEAVHARYPDQMLAYNCSPSFNWKAALDDDQIAKFQRELGAMGYRFQFITLAGFHSLNHGMFDLARGYAEHGMTAYVDLQEREFAAQEHGFTAVKHQREVGTGYFDLVSTAVNPASSTTALAGSTEEEQFH